The following are encoded in a window of Bacillus sp. es.036 genomic DNA:
- a CDS encoding anti-sigma regulatory factor, which produces MNIQSCVEVRNEWDIVTARQSGRNIAKELGFGTVDQARITTAISELARNIYLYAGSGEVAIERVENGGKFGLKIEASDSGPGIKDIRKVMEDGFTTSGGLGAGLPGVKRLMDEFTIDSKENEGTVITSIKWLR; this is translated from the coding sequence ATGAATATCCAATCCTGTGTGGAAGTACGAAATGAGTGGGATATCGTGACAGCGAGGCAGTCTGGTAGGAATATTGCTAAAGAACTTGGCTTCGGTACGGTCGATCAAGCTCGCATTACCACGGCTATTTCTGAACTCGCGCGTAACATATACCTCTATGCTGGAAGTGGCGAAGTAGCCATTGAACGTGTAGAAAACGGTGGAAAATTTGGTCTTAAAATTGAAGCTTCCGACTCGGGCCCAGGAATAAAAGACATTAGAAAAGTAATGGAAGATGGTTTTACAACCTCTGGTGGTCTTGGAGCTGGTTTACCTGGTGTTAAACGATTGATGGATGAGTTTACAATTGATTCGAAAGAGAACGAAGGTACAGTTATCACTTCTATTAAATGGCTCCGTTAA
- a CDS encoding PP2C family protein-serine/threonine phosphatase, whose protein sequence is MDDRDLQYQKYKAILENYLEEQSEQTLYKGQQFSRKMIEQKISPEEAVSLHVSVLEELFPDIPEPLKNSYDFLLEMMIGYGFAYREHQSLRSRQQQLESEIEIAANMQQTLLAGDKPEVPNLDIGAINKPAQKMSGDYYHFVQDENNCVSVAIADVIGKGIPAALCMSMIKYTMDSAPEQRMQPGAVLENLNRVVEQNVDPNMFITMFYGLYDPRVHSFYYAGAGHEPGFFYDAEKDEFEELFTKGLVLGVSKKTSYQEYQRVLNGNDMVIMLSDGVTECRSTNGFIERDEIVALIRKYIHLSAQEIVEEVYRELERLQEFELRDDFTLVILRREV, encoded by the coding sequence ATGGACGACCGAGATCTTCAATATCAAAAGTATAAAGCAATATTAGAAAATTATTTAGAAGAGCAATCTGAGCAAACCTTATATAAGGGACAGCAGTTTAGTCGGAAGATGATTGAACAAAAGATCTCCCCTGAAGAAGCAGTTAGTCTCCATGTAAGTGTTCTAGAGGAACTATTTCCTGATATTCCTGAGCCGCTTAAAAACTCGTATGATTTTTTGCTTGAAATGATGATTGGGTACGGATTCGCCTATCGAGAGCATCAAAGTCTTCGTAGTCGACAGCAGCAGTTGGAATCTGAAATTGAAATTGCTGCAAATATGCAACAAACGTTACTAGCGGGCGATAAACCTGAAGTACCCAATCTTGATATTGGTGCCATTAATAAACCCGCCCAGAAAATGAGCGGGGATTACTATCACTTTGTTCAAGACGAGAATAATTGTGTAAGTGTAGCGATTGCAGATGTCATTGGAAAAGGTATTCCTGCCGCACTTTGTATGAGTATGATTAAGTACACAATGGATAGCGCACCAGAGCAGCGAATGCAGCCTGGAGCTGTTCTTGAGAACCTTAATCGCGTAGTGGAACAAAATGTTGATCCTAATATGTTTATTACGATGTTTTATGGATTGTATGATCCAAGGGTGCATTCATTTTATTACGCTGGAGCCGGTCATGAGCCGGGCTTTTTTTACGATGCGGAAAAGGATGAATTTGAAGAGCTCTTTACAAAAGGACTAGTGCTTGGTGTCTCAAAGAAAACATCCTATCAAGAATATCAGCGCGTACTTAATGGAAATGATATGGTTATCATGCTTTCTGACGGTGTTACAGAATGCCGTTCAACAAATGGTTTTATTGAACGGGATGAAATCGTAGCGTTGATTCGTAAATATATTCACCTCTCAGCACAAGAAATTGTGGAAGAGGTTTACCGAGAACTTGAGCGTCTGCAGGAGTTTGAACTCAGAGATGATTTCACTCTGGTTATTTTAAGACGCGAGGTTTAA
- a CDS encoding STAS domain-containing protein, producing the protein MNLQIKQEDHENTHHLHIGGEIDAYTAPQLREALLPLTGKEGHETLVHLGDVNYMDSTGLGVFVGALKSSKEHGSSLKLTGMTSRVQRLFEITGLDEVIDIEDVKGGSK; encoded by the coding sequence ATGAATTTACAGATCAAACAAGAAGATCATGAGAATACACATCATTTACATATAGGTGGAGAGATTGACGCGTACACAGCGCCACAGTTAAGAGAGGCTTTACTTCCGCTAACTGGAAAAGAAGGTCATGAAACGCTCGTTCATCTTGGTGATGTTAATTATATGGATAGCACAGGTTTAGGTGTATTTGTTGGTGCGCTGAAATCTTCCAAAGAGCACGGTAGCTCGTTGAAACTAACTGGAATGACTTCACGCGTTCAGCGTCTATTTGAAATCACTGGACTTGATGAAGTGATTGACATTGAAGACGTAAAGGGGGGATCAAAGTGA
- the rsbW gene encoding anti-sigma B factor RsbW gives MKIPAQAEFVGVTRLTVSGIANRMGYSYDEIEDIKIALSEACTNAVNHAYKEDEKGQITIGFGIYEDRLEMMVLDRGQSFDYTKVSEKLGPVDSDKSVEQLSEGGLGLFLIESLMDKVEISGEDGVVVMMTKFLHRDGVEVDADTISSSPQ, from the coding sequence ATGAAAATCCCTGCTCAAGCAGAATTTGTTGGTGTAACAAGATTAACGGTTTCTGGAATTGCGAATCGCATGGGCTACTCCTATGATGAAATCGAGGACATTAAAATAGCACTATCAGAAGCATGTACAAACGCTGTTAACCACGCATATAAAGAAGATGAAAAAGGACAAATTACCATTGGGTTTGGTATTTATGAAGACCGTTTAGAAATGATGGTCCTTGATCGTGGACAAAGCTTCGACTATACAAAGGTTTCTGAAAAACTAGGACCGGTTGATAGCGACAAGTCAGTTGAACAACTCAGTGAGGGAGGATTGGGACTCTTTCTGATTGAATCACTAATGGACAAAGTGGAAATCAGTGGAGAGGACGGAGTAGTAGTCATGATGACAAAGTTCCTCCACAGAGATGGGGTGGAAGTAGATGCCGACACAATCTCATCATCCCCGCAATAA
- the sigB gene encoding RNA polymerase sigma factor SigB, with the protein MPTQSHHPRNNNNNEVYEWIEQYQKDPTDEVVQLKLVERYQDLVQSLARKFSKGKSIHDDLSQVGMIGLLAALRRYDPEFGRSFESFAVPTIVGEIKRFIRDKTWSVHVPRRIKELGPRIKKAVEELTNELQRSPKVDELAEYLNVSEEEVLETMEMGKSYQALSVDSSIEADQEGSTVTLLDLVGDQEQGFDLVDQQMLLKKAFAVLTEREQEILNCTYFENMSQKETGEKLGISQMHVSRLQRRALEKLRQAIRIEPTEAF; encoded by the coding sequence ATGCCGACACAATCTCATCATCCCCGCAATAACAATAACAACGAAGTATATGAGTGGATTGAACAGTATCAAAAGGATCCAACAGACGAAGTCGTGCAATTAAAGCTAGTGGAGCGATATCAAGATCTCGTTCAGTCACTCGCCCGTAAATTCTCTAAAGGGAAAAGCATTCACGACGATCTTTCTCAAGTAGGGATGATTGGATTGCTTGCTGCGCTTCGTCGTTATGATCCTGAATTTGGTAGAAGTTTCGAATCTTTCGCAGTACCCACAATCGTTGGGGAAATCAAACGATTTATTCGAGACAAAACGTGGAGCGTACACGTTCCAAGAAGGATTAAAGAACTAGGGCCACGTATTAAGAAGGCAGTCGAAGAACTTACTAATGAACTTCAACGGTCTCCAAAAGTTGATGAGCTCGCTGAGTATTTAAATGTATCTGAAGAAGAAGTCCTTGAGACGATGGAAATGGGCAAAAGTTATCAAGCACTTTCTGTCGATAGTTCAATTGAAGCTGATCAAGAGGGTAGTACGGTCACATTACTCGATCTTGTTGGCGATCAAGAACAAGGATTTGATCTTGTTGACCAACAGATGCTTCTTAAAAAGGCTTTTGCAGTACTCACAGAACGAGAGCAAGAAATTTTGAACTGTACGTACTTTGAGAATATGAGTCAGAAAGAAACAGGTGAGAAGTTGGGTATCTCACAAATGCATGTTTCCCGTTTGCAAAGAAGAGCCCTAGAAAAATTAAGACAGGCAATTCGAATTGAACCTACGGAGGCCTTCTAG
- a CDS encoding PP2C family serine/threonine-protein phosphatase, with the protein MIHHHDFEKLTVAAYQKPKAGNQMCGDSYFVAETSDYFICAVADGLGSGDMAKDSSLAAINAVKDYQEEDVESLMVRANEEMRGKRGCVLSVFKLDLKTRQLEYSGIGNINLIIYQPDGKIIRPISYSGYLSGKLQKVKVQTIDYPSGSSFVTYSDGVQISSKNYSMIARFDSVHESFQHLTDTLPSTNDDITLLVGKTV; encoded by the coding sequence ATGATCCATCATCATGATTTTGAGAAGCTTACTGTTGCTGCATACCAAAAGCCAAAGGCGGGTAATCAGATGTGCGGGGATAGCTATTTTGTGGCTGAAACATCCGATTATTTCATTTGTGCTGTAGCAGATGGTCTTGGCAGTGGTGACATGGCCAAGGATTCTTCTTTAGCTGCTATAAATGCAGTGAAGGACTATCAAGAAGAAGACGTAGAATCGTTAATGGTACGAGCGAATGAAGAGATGCGAGGAAAACGAGGCTGTGTTCTTTCTGTTTTTAAGCTTGATCTAAAGACGAGGCAACTTGAGTATAGTGGAATAGGGAATATTAATTTGATTATCTATCAACCAGACGGGAAAATTATTCGCCCGATTTCTTATTCAGGCTACTTGTCAGGTAAGCTTCAAAAAGTGAAAGTGCAAACCATTGATTACCCTTCAGGTTCTTCGTTCGTCACGTATTCTGATGGCGTTCAAATAAGTTCGAAAAACTATTCAATGATTGCTCGTTTCGACTCAGTGCATGAATCGTTTCAACATTTAACTGATACGCTTCCGTCTACAAATGATGATATCACTCTCCTTGTAGGGAAAACCGTATAA
- a CDS encoding Tex family protein, giving the protein MTVDQKQSEHLRKVAQNLKLAERSVREVITLLNDGNTVPFIARYRKELTGGLDEVQLRDIQEAWTYLQNLDQRKEEVIRLIQEQDKLTDELKKQLKAATKLQEIEDIYRPYKQKKRTKATVAKEKGLEPLAQWILVDGNSDPSQVAKKYISEENEVLSEEEAIQGAQDIIAEWISDDADARKWIRAKTFQHGLLQTVVKSEEDDPKQIFEMYYSYQEGISKIVPHRILAINRGEKEKVLRTSITPPTDSIHEYLKRKTINNQQKNCVTLLEEAIIDGYKRLIQPSVEREIRKELTERAEDQAIHIFSENLKHLLLQPPLKGKRVLGVDPAYRTGCKLAVVDDTGKMLEVSVIYPTPPKSEVEKSKAAVIQMIKKYDIEMIAIGNGTASRETEQFIADVIKEVEKKVVYLIVNEAGASVYSASDLAREEFPDLQVEERSAVSIARRVQDPLAELVKIDPKSVGVGQYQHDVSQKKLNDQLTFVVETAVNQVGVNVNTASVSLLQYVAGLSRAVAMNIVKKRDEEGKFTSRVQLKKVPRLGAKTYEQCIGFLRIMGGKQPLDQTEIHPESYDATKALLERIECKPGDIGTEKLVESLSQVSLKDTAVALNIGEVTLKDIVTSLQKPGRDPRDELSQPILKTDVLKMEDLEQGMELEGTVRNVVDFGAFIDIGVKQDGLVHISKLTNRYVKNPMEVVHVGQVVTVWVDQVDLKRERIALTMLHPS; this is encoded by the coding sequence ATGACAGTAGATCAAAAACAATCAGAACATCTTCGTAAAGTTGCTCAAAATTTGAAGCTTGCTGAACGAAGTGTAAGAGAAGTGATTACGTTATTGAATGATGGGAATACTGTTCCTTTTATCGCGCGATATCGTAAAGAGTTAACGGGCGGGCTTGATGAAGTTCAACTAAGAGATATACAGGAAGCGTGGACATACCTTCAAAATTTAGATCAGCGAAAAGAAGAAGTGATCCGTCTTATTCAAGAGCAGGATAAATTAACGGATGAACTAAAGAAGCAATTAAAAGCTGCTACAAAGCTTCAAGAAATAGAAGATATCTATCGTCCATATAAACAAAAAAAGCGGACAAAGGCTACGGTTGCTAAAGAAAAAGGGTTAGAACCTCTTGCTCAATGGATACTAGTAGATGGAAATAGTGATCCGTCACAAGTTGCTAAAAAGTACATATCAGAAGAAAACGAAGTCTTATCGGAGGAAGAAGCGATTCAAGGTGCCCAGGATATCATTGCAGAATGGATTTCTGATGATGCTGACGCTCGAAAATGGATAAGAGCGAAAACATTCCAACATGGATTACTCCAAACGGTTGTTAAATCAGAGGAAGATGATCCTAAACAAATTTTTGAGATGTATTATTCCTACCAAGAAGGCATTTCAAAAATTGTTCCCCATCGTATCCTTGCCATTAACAGAGGTGAAAAGGAAAAAGTTCTAAGAACATCAATTACACCTCCAACTGATTCAATTCACGAGTATTTAAAAAGAAAAACAATTAATAATCAGCAAAAAAATTGCGTGACTCTGCTTGAGGAAGCGATTATTGATGGCTATAAACGTCTTATTCAACCTTCAGTAGAAAGAGAGATACGCAAAGAATTAACAGAAAGAGCTGAAGATCAGGCTATTCACATCTTTTCAGAGAATTTAAAGCATCTTTTATTGCAGCCTCCACTAAAGGGGAAGCGTGTACTTGGTGTAGATCCCGCCTATCGGACAGGATGCAAACTAGCTGTTGTGGATGATACAGGTAAGATGCTAGAAGTATCAGTCATTTACCCAACGCCACCTAAATCAGAAGTAGAAAAGTCAAAAGCAGCTGTCATACAAATGATCAAGAAGTATGATATTGAAATGATTGCGATCGGGAACGGAACGGCATCACGTGAAACAGAACAGTTTATTGCAGATGTGATTAAAGAAGTTGAAAAAAAGGTCGTTTATCTCATTGTCAATGAGGCGGGAGCAAGTGTTTATTCAGCGTCTGATCTAGCACGCGAAGAATTTCCGGATCTTCAAGTAGAGGAGCGCTCTGCAGTTTCCATCGCGCGAAGGGTTCAAGATCCATTGGCTGAACTTGTGAAAATTGATCCGAAATCTGTTGGTGTCGGCCAATATCAACACGATGTCTCACAGAAAAAGTTAAATGATCAATTAACGTTTGTGGTAGAAACCGCCGTAAATCAGGTAGGTGTTAATGTAAATACAGCTTCGGTATCTCTATTGCAATATGTAGCTGGTCTGTCTAGAGCTGTTGCGATGAACATTGTGAAGAAACGTGATGAAGAAGGAAAGTTCACGAGCCGGGTCCAATTAAAAAAAGTTCCGAGACTAGGTGCCAAAACATATGAACAGTGTATTGGGTTCCTCAGAATAATGGGAGGGAAACAGCCTCTGGACCAAACTGAAATTCATCCGGAGAGCTATGACGCTACAAAAGCACTTTTGGAACGCATCGAGTGTAAACCAGGGGATATTGGTACAGAAAAATTAGTGGAATCTTTGTCTCAGGTCTCATTGAAGGATACAGCCGTTGCTTTAAATATAGGAGAGGTGACTCTTAAAGATATTGTAACTTCACTTCAAAAGCCTGGTCGAGATCCGCGGGATGAACTTTCTCAACCAATTCTAAAGACAGACGTTTTAAAAATGGAAGATTTAGAACAGGGAATGGAGTTAGAAGGTACAGTAAGGAATGTTGTTGATTTTGGAGCATTCATTGATATTGGTGTGAAACAAGATGGGCTTGTTCACATTTCGAAGTTAACGAATCGCTATGTGAAGAATCCAATGGAAGTCGTCCACGTGGGACAAGTAGTGACTGTCTGGGTTGATCAAGTTGACCTTAAGCGTGAGCGAATTGCTTTGACGATGCTTCACCCGTCCTAA
- the cmpA gene encoding cortex morphogenetic protein CmpA, which translates to MPVWFKNQLKQAYLEKDRRQIKLLNQCWFFYKRKHRP; encoded by the coding sequence TTGCCTGTTTGGTTTAAAAACCAATTGAAACAAGCTTATCTTGAGAAAGATCGACGCCAAATCAAGTTATTAAACCAGTGCTGGTTTTTCTACAAAAGAAAACACCGCCCCTGA
- a CDS encoding SprT family protein: protein MNEKELQQLVETISEEFFGLAFRHKAMFNARLKTTGGRYMLRSHNIEFNQKHYDEFGQDELIGIIKHELCHYHLHLQKKGYKHQDKDFKRLLKEVGGSRYCQVVPGQRRVEPFKHFYECGECKTKYSRKRKMDITRYVCGKCRGKLIQIN from the coding sequence ATGAACGAAAAGGAATTACAACAGCTAGTTGAAACGATCTCTGAGGAGTTTTTTGGACTCGCTTTTCGTCATAAGGCGATGTTCAATGCTCGATTAAAAACAACGGGCGGACGTTATATGCTCAGGTCTCATAATATCGAATTTAATCAAAAGCATTATGACGAGTTTGGTCAAGACGAACTCATTGGTATTATTAAACACGAGCTATGCCACTATCACCTTCACCTTCAGAAAAAAGGTTACAAACATCAGGATAAAGATTTTAAACGACTTCTTAAGGAAGTAGGTGGATCGCGATACTGTCAGGTAGTACCTGGGCAACGTAGAGTTGAGCCGTTTAAGCATTTTTATGAATGTGGAGAATGTAAGACGAAGTATAGTAGAAAAAGAAAGATGGACATAACACGGTACGTATGTGGAAAATGCAGAGGTAAATTAATTCAAATTAATTAA
- a CDS encoding trans-sulfuration enzyme family protein → MDFHFDTKAVRFPRKPKADTASKVQPIYQTSAFVFEDLDDLESFYEGKKDYLYTRVSNPNTDDLGMGVADLEGAPKGIATSSGLSAILAGVLSVVKAGDHIVACEDLYGGTYSLFHGELPDFGIEVSFVDFTDKKEIESAIRPNTKLLYTESVTNPLLRVEDLDLLKNLGQKHKLVTMVDNTFATPYLLQPYQLGIDLVVHSATKYIGGHSDVTAGVLVGREDLMAKAKAKVINLGANLSPFEAWLGCRGLKTMSVRMERHVRNAAILASELKNVNGIKNVYYPEYVAERGSGAMVSIELDDETDVKTFFKSLGWVKIIPTLAGLDTTVSYPIATSHRTVPEDTRQKLGINKQLVRISVGIENENDIVDAFKNAVEKSL, encoded by the coding sequence ATGGATTTTCATTTTGATACAAAAGCCGTACGTTTTCCAAGAAAGCCGAAAGCCGATACAGCAAGTAAAGTCCAGCCGATTTATCAAACCTCTGCATTTGTGTTTGAGGATCTCGATGATTTGGAATCATTTTATGAAGGTAAAAAAGACTATTTGTACACACGCGTTAGTAATCCTAATACAGATGATCTAGGAATGGGTGTAGCAGACCTCGAGGGTGCTCCTAAGGGTATTGCGACTTCTTCGGGCTTATCTGCTATTCTTGCGGGGGTGCTTTCCGTTGTCAAAGCTGGCGATCACATTGTCGCTTGTGAAGATCTTTACGGAGGAACCTATTCGCTTTTTCATGGAGAACTTCCTGACTTCGGAATAGAAGTCTCTTTTGTAGATTTTACAGACAAAAAAGAAATTGAGAGTGCGATACGACCAAATACGAAATTGCTTTATACTGAATCTGTCACAAACCCTCTATTAAGAGTCGAGGATTTAGACCTTCTAAAAAATCTTGGCCAAAAACATAAACTTGTTACTATGGTAGACAATACGTTTGCTACACCTTATCTTCTTCAGCCTTACCAACTAGGAATTGATCTTGTTGTACATAGCGCAACAAAATATATTGGCGGTCATAGTGATGTAACAGCAGGTGTACTAGTAGGAAGAGAAGATCTGATGGCCAAGGCAAAAGCCAAAGTGATTAACCTTGGAGCTAATCTCAGTCCATTTGAAGCGTGGCTAGGTTGCCGTGGGTTAAAAACGATGAGTGTACGAATGGAACGTCACGTGAGGAATGCAGCTATCCTTGCAAGTGAATTAAAAAATGTTAATGGGATTAAAAATGTTTATTATCCTGAATATGTAGCTGAAAGAGGTTCGGGAGCTATGGTTTCCATTGAGCTAGATGATGAAACCGATGTGAAAACATTCTTCAAGTCCCTAGGATGGGTAAAGATTATACCGACTCTGGCTGGGCTAGATACAACGGTTTCTTATCCGATTGCTACTTCCCACCGAACAGTACCAGAAGATACTAGACAGAAGCTTGGGATCAATAAACAGCTCGTTCGCATTTCTGTAGGAATTGAAAACGAAAATGATATTGTTGATGCATTCAAAAATGCTGTGGAAAAATCCCTGTAA
- the thiL gene encoding thiamine-phosphate kinase, translating to MVKDEFAFIQSITPAYTFRKELIQGIGDDAALYHIESEWDEIACTDTMVEGIHFKKSTLSPFQTGRKALAVNISDIAAMGGIPMFYLVSISVPQTGWSSKQLKEIYKGIKEIGDLYEMDMIGGDTVSTRGDLHIAITVIGKVEKGRKLLRSNAKAGDVVFLTGPVGGSAAGLSSLLKGEGSDGAYVQFHQDPHPRVKQGRIFAKSGYRISLNDVSDGIASESHEIAEASDVSIVLNQDSIPAPEGFEAYSSFQRLEWMLNGGEDYELIGTVAEDDWAKVVELFQEHQESIYKIGHVEDKGTSVWMSYKDQKFKLDKKGYNHFSSKE from the coding sequence GTGGTGAAAGATGAATTTGCGTTTATTCAATCCATTACGCCAGCTTATACATTTCGAAAAGAATTGATTCAGGGGATTGGAGACGATGCGGCTCTTTATCACATTGAATCAGAATGGGATGAAATCGCCTGTACCGATACTATGGTCGAAGGAATCCATTTTAAGAAGAGTACGTTATCCCCTTTTCAAACCGGTCGAAAAGCGCTTGCTGTTAATATAAGTGATATTGCTGCAATGGGTGGTATTCCGATGTTTTATCTTGTATCAATTTCTGTGCCACAAACGGGATGGTCATCTAAACAGCTAAAAGAAATATACAAGGGAATTAAAGAGATCGGTGACCTATATGAGATGGACATGATCGGTGGCGATACAGTATCTACGAGAGGCGATCTTCATATTGCTATTACTGTTATCGGTAAAGTCGAAAAAGGACGTAAACTTCTTAGGAGTAATGCGAAGGCAGGTGACGTCGTATTTCTTACTGGACCTGTGGGTGGTTCGGCTGCTGGACTTTCTTCATTACTTAAGGGTGAGGGCAGTGATGGAGCATATGTTCAGTTCCACCAGGATCCCCATCCTCGTGTCAAACAAGGGCGTATTTTCGCGAAGAGTGGATATCGCATTTCGTTAAACGACGTGAGTGACGGAATAGCAAGTGAGTCTCACGAGATTGCAGAAGCAAGTGACGTTTCCATTGTACTTAATCAAGACTCGATTCCGGCGCCTGAAGGGTTTGAGGCATACTCCTCTTTTCAAAGGTTAGAATGGATGTTAAATGGCGGAGAAGATTATGAATTGATCGGCACTGTCGCGGAGGATGACTGGGCAAAAGTGGTTGAACTTTTTCAAGAACACCAGGAATCCATCTATAAAATTGGCCATGTAGAAGATAAAGGAACAAGTGTATGGATGAGTTATAAAGATCAAAAATTCAAATTGGACAAGAAGGGTTACAATCACTTCTCGTCTAAAGAATAG
- the tsaE gene encoding tRNA (adenosine(37)-N6)-threonylcarbamoyltransferase complex ATPase subunit type 1 TsaE: protein MSGYAFIMKSPEETMAFGRKLAEKLKPGCVLTLEGDLGAGKTTFTKGIGKGLGVTKIVNSPTFTIIKEYEGNIPLFHMDAYRLEESDEDLGFSEYFEGEGVTVVEWAKFIQDMLPKQLLRVEIYHQRDSERRLILRPFGSFYESLCKELQHESTSH, encoded by the coding sequence ATGAGTGGATATGCTTTCATCATGAAATCTCCAGAAGAAACGATGGCGTTTGGCAGAAAGCTTGCTGAGAAGCTAAAGCCAGGCTGTGTGTTAACACTTGAAGGAGATTTAGGTGCTGGCAAGACAACCTTTACGAAGGGAATCGGAAAGGGGTTAGGGGTTACGAAAATAGTGAATAGCCCTACCTTTACGATTATAAAAGAATATGAAGGAAACATTCCTCTTTTTCACATGGACGCTTATCGTCTTGAAGAGAGTGATGAAGACCTTGGTTTTAGCGAATACTTTGAAGGAGAAGGCGTGACAGTGGTCGAATGGGCAAAATTCATTCAGGATATGCTGCCAAAACAACTCCTCAGAGTAGAAATTTATCATCAAAGAGATTCAGAACGTCGGCTTATCTTAAGACCATTTGGTTCTTTTTATGAGTCGTTATGTAAGGAGTTACAACATGAAAGTACTAGCCATTGA
- the tsaB gene encoding tRNA (adenosine(37)-N6)-threonylcarbamoyltransferase complex dimerization subunit type 1 TsaB, which translates to MKVLAIDSSNYCMGVSIMVDGTVVGELITNIKKNHSVRLMPAIEQLLEEVQVKPADLDRIVVAKGPGSYTGLRIGISIAKTLAWTLSKPLVGVSSLEVLAQNGRYFSGAIVPFFDARRGQVYMSVYKANGIEVERETEDQIVLFEEWLQENKDRYERFLFISGDLTMHKEGIEAILGDKAVFAPSSSLNARPADLARLGASHEPVEDVHQFTPNYVRMAEAEAKWLASQKK; encoded by the coding sequence ATGAAAGTACTAGCCATTGATTCTTCGAACTACTGTATGGGTGTTTCCATTATGGTGGATGGCACGGTTGTCGGAGAACTGATAACAAATATAAAGAAAAACCATTCGGTTCGGTTAATGCCAGCTATTGAGCAACTGTTAGAAGAAGTTCAAGTGAAGCCTGCTGACCTTGATCGAATCGTAGTGGCAAAAGGACCGGGTTCTTATACAGGACTGCGCATTGGCATTAGCATTGCTAAGACGTTAGCGTGGACGTTATCCAAACCTCTTGTCGGAGTGTCTAGTTTAGAAGTACTGGCGCAGAATGGGCGTTATTTCTCTGGAGCCATCGTTCCATTTTTTGATGCCAGACGCGGACAAGTGTATATGAGTGTGTACAAAGCGAATGGAATAGAAGTTGAAAGAGAAACGGAAGATCAGATTGTGCTATTTGAAGAGTGGCTTCAGGAAAATAAAGATCGATATGAGCGTTTTTTATTTATTAGCGGAGATCTAACTATGCACAAAGAAGGAATTGAAGCAATATTGGGTGACAAAGCAGTGTTCGCACCCTCGAGTAGTTTAAATGCTAGGCCTGCTGATCTTGCAAGGTTAGGGGCAAGTCATGAACCGGTGGAAGATGTTCATCAGTTTACACCAAACTATGTAAGAATGGCTGAAGCTGAAGCAAAGTGGCTAGCCTCACAGAAAAAGTAG
- the rimI gene encoding ribosomal protein S18-alanine N-acetyltransferase encodes MNDTVSFRSMTIEDIEAVMRIEHATFPTPWSRSAFYNEIVINHFATYLLLEVGKEVAGYCGVWVIIDEAHITNIALHPEYRGMKLGEALLNKAIHFAKSRGALKITLEVRVSNIVAQNLYRKFGFEEGGIRKNYYTDNQEDALVMWVNLNGK; translated from the coding sequence ATGAATGATACGGTATCGTTTCGATCGATGACCATTGAAGATATTGAGGCTGTGATGCGGATTGAGCACGCAACCTTTCCAACACCATGGAGCAGATCTGCTTTTTATAATGAAATCGTCATAAATCATTTCGCGACTTATCTTCTACTGGAAGTTGGAAAAGAAGTAGCAGGCTATTGCGGGGTATGGGTCATTATTGATGAGGCGCATATTACGAATATTGCTCTTCATCCAGAGTATCGTGGGATGAAACTAGGAGAAGCGCTCCTAAACAAAGCAATTCATTTTGCAAAATCACGCGGCGCATTAAAAATAACGCTTGAAGTTCGCGTGTCGAATATCGTAGCGCAAAATCTATATCGGAAATTTGGTTTTGAAGAAGGCGGCATTCGCAAAAATTATTACACAGATAATCAAGAGGATGCGCTAGTAATGTGGGTGAATTTAAATGGAAAATAA